One window of the Gordonia westfalica genome contains the following:
- a CDS encoding TetR/AcrR family transcriptional regulator yields the protein MSDNLVKDSLKSAVKGRGARTSTRKVRNTASPADQEAAILAAAASEFAEAGVRRANIDEVAARAGVSRSTLYRRFPNKEALLYAVATDAYERGMKRLEESVRGMGPKDALVEAFAVGAELVMSDPLLSRIVLTDSEIKSVTAKMTSLFIDMVTDRVAATLRDEGAEMPVEDLLEAVEIHVRLVISLLETPPSDPARTEPQRVRDFAAKFLAPMIW from the coding sequence GTGTCGGACAATCTCGTGAAGGACTCCTTGAAGAGCGCGGTGAAGGGGAGGGGCGCACGCACGTCCACCCGCAAGGTGCGCAACACCGCGAGCCCGGCCGACCAGGAGGCGGCGATCCTCGCCGCCGCCGCGTCGGAGTTCGCCGAGGCCGGAGTGCGCCGCGCCAACATCGACGAGGTCGCGGCGCGCGCGGGCGTCAGCCGCAGCACCCTGTACCGCCGCTTCCCGAACAAAGAGGCGCTCCTGTACGCCGTCGCCACCGACGCCTATGAGCGGGGAATGAAAAGGCTCGAGGAATCGGTCCGGGGGATGGGCCCCAAGGACGCCCTCGTCGAGGCGTTCGCGGTCGGCGCCGAGCTCGTGATGTCGGATCCGCTGTTGAGCCGGATCGTCCTCACCGACTCGGAGATCAAGAGCGTCACCGCGAAGATGACGTCGCTGTTCATCGACATGGTCACCGACCGCGTGGCGGCCACGCTGCGCGACGAGGGTGCCGAGATGCCCGTCGAGGATCTGCTCGAAGCCGTCGAGATCCATGTGCGCCTGGTGATCTCGTTACTGGAAACGCCGCCGTCGGACCCGGCCCGCACCGAACCGCAGCGGGTTCGCGACTTCGCGGCGAAATTCCTCGCCCCGATGATCTGGTGA
- a CDS encoding SDR family oxidoreductase, translating to MSLRDKLSRTPDHDAIRAACKDKVVVITGGARGIGFETATQLFRAGAKVAIGDVDGEAVGKAAADLGIEGVEVDVTKRESFDAFLSEVESRLGPIDVLVNNAGIMPVGPFLSYDDTIIRRTFDIDVLGVIIGCQEAARRMAPRRTGHIVNIASTAGRIPTPGLTIYNGAKAAVIEFSEALGAELEPEGVTVSAVLPTFTRTALISGLQTNKFIQTVAPEEVAAIVVETIAKPVTRVYAPRSMRWADSSPLFPQAMKRFSRKLTKLDSIFLSPDQEARAAYSSRIRGEKVVDPAPGAERAGRSDKESTRLSS from the coding sequence ATGAGCCTGCGCGACAAGCTGTCCCGGACACCCGACCACGACGCCATCCGGGCGGCGTGCAAGGACAAGGTCGTCGTCATCACCGGTGGTGCACGTGGTATCGGCTTCGAGACCGCGACGCAGCTGTTCCGGGCGGGTGCGAAGGTGGCCATCGGCGACGTGGACGGCGAGGCGGTGGGCAAGGCCGCCGCCGATCTCGGTATCGAGGGCGTCGAGGTCGACGTCACCAAGCGGGAGTCCTTCGACGCATTCCTCTCCGAGGTCGAGTCGCGGCTCGGGCCGATCGACGTCCTCGTGAACAACGCCGGGATCATGCCGGTCGGTCCGTTCCTGTCCTACGACGACACGATCATCCGCCGGACCTTCGACATCGACGTCCTCGGCGTCATCATCGGCTGCCAGGAGGCGGCCCGACGCATGGCACCGCGACGCACCGGCCACATCGTCAACATCGCGTCGACCGCCGGCCGCATCCCGACCCCCGGTCTGACCATCTACAACGGCGCCAAGGCCGCGGTGATCGAGTTCTCCGAGGCGCTCGGTGCCGAGCTGGAGCCGGAGGGTGTCACCGTCAGCGCCGTCCTGCCGACCTTCACCCGGACCGCGCTGATCTCCGGGCTCCAGACCAACAAGTTCATCCAGACGGTCGCACCGGAAGAGGTGGCGGCGATCGTCGTGGAGACCATCGCCAAGCCCGTGACGCGCGTGTACGCCCCGCGCTCGATGCGCTGGGCCGACTCGAGCCCGCTGTTCCCGCAGGCGATGAAGCGGTTCAGCCGCAAGCTCACCAAACTGGACTCGATCTTCCTGAGCCCCGACCAGGAGGCGCGCGCCGCCTACTCGAGTCGCATCCGTGGTGAGAAGGTCGTTGACCCGGCGCCGGGTGCGGAGCGAGCGGGCCGATCTGACAAGGAAAGCACGCGCCTGTCGTCGTAG
- a CDS encoding DNA alkylation repair protein: protein MGAELTAAAVRAAAAEIADPQLAIGLGKFFQTRPGGYGEGDEFIGLRVPQQRAIAKRFRGIGSDEVVALLDSPIHEHRLIALFLLRGEFERTLRPRSGPDRDGAARWVELYLDAVRRGRVNNWDLVDSSADSVLGEYCRRRDENAVILAHAADDDLWRRRVGIIATFAHIKHGDASALLSVAPHVRDDRRDLIQKAFGWMLREVGKRVDEQILLGYLEENAARMGRTALSYAIEHRTPEERAHLRALR from the coding sequence GTGGGTGCCGAGTTGACCGCCGCGGCGGTGCGGGCGGCAGCCGCCGAGATCGCCGACCCGCAGTTGGCGATCGGCCTGGGGAAGTTCTTCCAGACCCGCCCCGGCGGTTACGGGGAGGGCGACGAGTTCATCGGACTCCGTGTGCCCCAGCAGCGTGCGATCGCCAAGCGGTTCCGGGGTATCGGTTCCGATGAGGTCGTCGCGCTCCTCGATTCGCCGATTCATGAACACCGGCTCATCGCGTTGTTCCTGCTGCGTGGTGAATTCGAGCGGACGCTGCGGCCGAGATCGGGTCCGGACCGGGACGGCGCCGCGCGGTGGGTCGAGTTGTACCTCGACGCGGTGCGGCGCGGACGGGTGAACAACTGGGATCTCGTGGACTCGTCCGCCGACTCGGTCCTGGGCGAATACTGCCGCCGGCGGGACGAGAACGCGGTGATCCTCGCCCACGCCGCCGACGACGACCTCTGGCGGCGCCGGGTGGGGATCATCGCGACCTTCGCGCACATCAAACACGGTGACGCGTCGGCACTTCTGTCGGTGGCGCCGCACGTCCGCGACGACCGGCGCGATCTCATCCAGAAGGCGTTCGGGTGGATGCTGCGCGAGGTCGGAAAGCGCGTCGACGAGCAGATACTCCTCGGGTACCTGGAGGAGAATGCCGCCCGAATGGGCCGCACCGCACTGAGTTACGCGATCGAGCACCGAACTCCCGAGGAGCGCGCGCACTTACGTGCGCTGAGGTGA
- a CDS encoding DoxX-like family protein, producing MLLGIGALHFVAPKPFDEIIPEEIPGDPRTLTYLSGVAEIGLGAGLLVPRTRRVSGALSALLFLAVYPANLNMVRLWWDKPLPYKVVALARLPFQLPMIWAAVRVAREG from the coding sequence ATGCTCCTCGGCATCGGGGCGCTCCATTTCGTGGCGCCCAAACCGTTCGACGAGATCATCCCGGAGGAGATCCCCGGTGACCCGCGCACGCTGACCTATCTGTCCGGGGTCGCCGAGATCGGTCTGGGCGCCGGACTTCTCGTGCCACGCACCCGACGCGTCTCCGGCGCGCTGTCGGCGCTGCTGTTCCTCGCCGTCTACCCCGCGAACCTGAACATGGTGCGGCTCTGGTGGGACAAACCGCTGCCCTACAAGGTAGTCGCGCTGGCACGCCTGCCGTTCCAGCTCCCGATGATCTGGGCGGCAGTTCGCGTGGCGCGCGAGGGCTGA
- a CDS encoding ferredoxin--NADP reductase, whose amino-acid sequence MSDLTPHGSRSVILTVAEVIDETSDARSIAFEVPEASSAAFTDYKPGQFLTLRIPSEQTGSVARCYSLASSPYTDARPKVTVKRTVDGYGSNWVCDNLSPGSQIEVLPPSGVFTPKSYDDPLLLIAAGSGVTPVMSILKAALKKSSAPIVFFYANRSEDDVIFAAELRDLLHAHADRLTVVHWLETLQGLPSSAALTSVFAPYSTTHTAYMCGPGPFMDAVHKALAQANFPHHNVHTEVYNSLSGDPFADVELEEVTEEDQASAATVEVELDGETHTLSWPRKRTLIDIMLAAGLDAPYSCQEGECGSCACTLTEGTVDMDNAGALDPEDIADGYILGCQAHPTSDSLKIEF is encoded by the coding sequence ATGTCTGACCTGACCCCTCATGGCTCACGAAGCGTGATTCTCACGGTGGCCGAGGTGATCGATGAGACGTCCGATGCCAGATCCATCGCCTTCGAGGTCCCCGAGGCGTCGTCGGCCGCTTTCACCGACTACAAGCCGGGACAGTTCCTCACCCTGCGCATCCCGAGCGAGCAGACCGGGTCGGTGGCGCGCTGCTACTCCCTGGCCTCGTCGCCGTACACCGACGCCCGCCCCAAGGTGACCGTCAAGCGCACCGTAGACGGTTACGGCTCCAACTGGGTGTGCGACAACCTGTCCCCCGGTTCGCAGATCGAGGTGCTTCCTCCGTCGGGAGTCTTCACCCCGAAGTCCTACGACGATCCGCTGCTGCTCATCGCCGCCGGCAGCGGCGTGACACCGGTGATGTCGATCCTCAAGGCGGCGCTGAAGAAGAGCAGCGCCCCGATCGTCTTCTTCTACGCCAACCGCAGTGAGGACGACGTGATCTTCGCGGCCGAACTGCGCGACCTGCTCCACGCGCACGCCGACCGGCTCACCGTCGTGCACTGGCTCGAGACCCTGCAGGGCCTCCCCTCCTCGGCGGCTCTCACGTCGGTGTTCGCGCCGTACTCGACCACCCACACCGCCTACATGTGCGGACCCGGGCCGTTCATGGACGCCGTCCACAAGGCCTTGGCGCAGGCGAACTTTCCCCACCACAACGTCCACACCGAGGTCTACAACTCGCTGTCCGGCGACCCGTTCGCCGACGTCGAACTCGAGGAGGTCACCGAGGAGGACCAGGCTTCCGCGGCCACCGTCGAAGTCGAGCTCGACGGCGAGACCCACACCCTGAGCTGGCCGCGTAAGCGGACGCTGATCGACATCATGCTCGCCGCCGGACTCGACGCCCCGTACTCCTGCCAGGAGGGCGAATGCGGCTCGTGCGCCTGCACTCTCACCGAGGGCACCGTCGACATGGACAACGCAGGAGCCCTCGATCCCGAGGACATCGCAGACGGCTACATCCTGGGCTGCCAGGCGCACCCGACCTCCGACTCACTCAAGATCGAGTTCTGA
- the mftR gene encoding mycofactocin system transcriptional regulator (MftR, the mycofactocin system transcriptional regulator, is an uncharacterized TetR family DNA-binding transcription factor. Its role is inferred by context. It occurs as part of the biosynthesis locus for mycofactocin, a partially characterized electron carrier derived from the terminal Val-Tyr dipeptide of the precursor peptide MftA, through a radical SAM enzyme-mediated process.), with protein MTPQQQDTRPSRTAPGRRPISSRARISALAIGLFTTRGFEETSVDDIAEAAGIARRTLFRYYPSKNEIPWGEFDDHLRELRGLLAQIPADTPMADALVEALVAFNRVPPEELDNHRRRMSLLLGVTALQAHSMIMYADWRHVIADFCATRLGLDENDHLPQTIGWLCLGAALAAYEQWLADPDADLEALIADGARTVANGVGSLSRVS; from the coding sequence ATGACGCCCCAGCAGCAGGACACCAGACCCTCGCGCACCGCGCCCGGACGACGCCCGATCTCGTCACGGGCCCGGATCAGCGCGCTCGCGATCGGACTGTTCACCACCCGGGGCTTCGAGGAGACCAGCGTCGACGACATCGCCGAGGCCGCTGGCATCGCCCGCCGGACACTGTTCCGGTACTACCCGTCGAAGAACGAGATCCCCTGGGGCGAGTTCGACGACCACCTCCGCGAGTTGCGCGGACTGCTCGCCCAGATCCCCGCCGACACCCCCATGGCCGACGCCCTGGTGGAAGCACTCGTCGCCTTCAACCGCGTTCCGCCGGAGGAGCTCGACAACCACCGCCGGCGCATGTCCCTACTCCTCGGAGTTACTGCACTCCAGGCGCATTCGATGATCATGTACGCCGACTGGCGACACGTCATCGCCGATTTCTGCGCCACCCGCCTCGGCCTGGACGAGAACGACCACCTCCCCCAGACCATCGGCTGGCTGTGCCTGGGTGCCGCGCTCGCCGCCTACGAGCAGTGGCTCGCCGACCCCGATGCCGACCTCGAGGCACTGATCGCCGACGGTGCGCGCACCGTCGCGAACGGCGTCGGCTCGTTGAGCCGGGTGTCGTGA
- the mftA gene encoding mycofactocin precursor MftA (Mycofactocin is a small molecule electron carrier derived from the final two amino acids, Val-Tyr, of MftA, the mycofactocin precursor. It plays a role in redox homeostasis and the metabolism of alcohols and aldehydes in Actinobacteria, including Mycobacterium tuberculosis.), with product MADQSAVTAQGSNETELIAESLVEEVSIDGMCGVY from the coding sequence ATGGCCGATCAGTCCGCGGTCACCGCGCAGGGCTCCAACGAGACCGAACTCATCGCCGAGTCGCTCGTCGAAGAGGTGTCGATCGACGGGATGTGCGGGGTCTACTGA
- the mftB gene encoding mycofactocin biosynthesis chaperone MftB (MftB, a small protein, is a peptide chaperone that assists the radical SAM enzyme MftC in performing two modifications to the C-terminal Val-Tyr dipeptide of the mycofactocin precursor peptide, MftA. MftB's role is analogous to the role of PqqD in the biosynthesis of PQQ, a cofactor that derives entirely from a Tyr and a Glu in the precursor PqqA.): MSAPTSNPTSGDRSAVAGVRFDAPGPDAPDAHGFDTFAAWELNPKVALRPEPFGALLYHFGTRKLSFLKNLTVVGIVQSLADHDSAEAALLAAGITPAQRPLYVQALTALADSAMITPRAA; encoded by the coding sequence ATGTCTGCCCCGACATCGAATCCGACCTCCGGCGACCGTTCCGCGGTCGCCGGGGTCCGGTTCGACGCCCCCGGTCCCGATGCACCAGACGCCCATGGCTTCGACACGTTCGCCGCGTGGGAACTCAACCCGAAGGTGGCGCTGCGCCCCGAGCCGTTCGGCGCGCTGCTGTACCACTTCGGTACCCGCAAGCTCTCGTTCCTCAAGAACCTCACGGTGGTCGGGATCGTCCAGTCCCTCGCCGACCACGACTCCGCCGAGGCGGCCCTCCTCGCCGCGGGGATCACGCCCGCGCAGCGGCCGCTGTACGTACAGGCGCTCACCGCGCTCGCCGACAGCGCGATGATCACGCCGCGCGCGGCCTGA
- the mftC gene encoding mycofactocin radical SAM maturase (MftC is a radical SAM/SPASM enzyme that catalyzes the first two steps in biosynthesis of the electron carrier mycofactocin from the terminal Val-Tyr dipeptide of the precursor peptide MftA.): MTTIEMPPTAAGLVTTERPSAPADQVPKVGRLVDQFERGLDAPICLTWELTYACNLACVHCLSSSGKRDPRELSTEQCKAIIDELQRMQVFYVNIGGGEPTVRPDFWELVDYATSHQVGVKFSTNGLRIDKKVAARLAASDYVDVQISLDGATAEVNDAVRGPGSFDMAVRALENLAEAGFNDAKISVVMTRQNVAQLDEFKALADRYNATLRITRLRPSGRGADVWDDLHPLPEQQRELYDWLVAHGDRVLTGDSFFHLSAFGGDSGGGLPGLNLCGAGRVVCLIDPVGDVYACPFAIHENFLAGNILSDGGFQEIWQRSDLFTELREPQNAGACTKCAHFDACRGGCMAAKFFTGLPLAGPDPECVQGYGEELLAGDRTKPTANKDHSRGTPLTLMTRRPDGDLAPIGRPTKSCDENPLAGFTPAAR, from the coding sequence ATGACGACCATCGAGATGCCGCCCACCGCAGCCGGACTCGTGACCACCGAGCGTCCGAGCGCACCCGCCGACCAGGTGCCCAAGGTCGGCCGCCTCGTCGACCAGTTCGAACGCGGGCTCGACGCGCCGATCTGCCTGACCTGGGAGCTCACCTACGCCTGCAACCTGGCATGTGTGCACTGCCTGTCGTCGTCGGGTAAGCGCGACCCGCGTGAACTCTCGACCGAACAGTGCAAGGCGATCATCGACGAACTGCAGCGCATGCAGGTCTTCTACGTGAACATCGGCGGCGGTGAGCCGACCGTCCGCCCGGACTTCTGGGAACTCGTCGACTACGCCACCAGTCATCAGGTGGGAGTCAAGTTCTCCACCAACGGTTTGCGGATCGACAAGAAGGTCGCGGCTCGTCTCGCGGCGTCGGACTACGTCGACGTCCAGATCTCCCTCGACGGCGCCACCGCCGAGGTCAACGACGCCGTGCGCGGTCCGGGTTCGTTCGACATGGCCGTCCGGGCGCTGGAGAACCTGGCCGAGGCCGGCTTCAATGACGCCAAGATCAGCGTCGTCATGACCCGGCAGAACGTCGCGCAGCTCGACGAGTTCAAGGCGCTCGCCGACCGCTACAACGCCACCCTGCGCATCACCCGGTTGCGTCCGTCGGGCCGAGGTGCCGATGTCTGGGACGATCTGCACCCGCTGCCCGAGCAGCAGCGCGAACTCTACGATTGGCTTGTCGCACATGGTGATCGCGTGCTGACCGGTGACTCGTTCTTCCACCTGTCGGCCTTCGGTGGGGATTCGGGCGGCGGCCTGCCCGGCCTCAACCTCTGCGGTGCCGGACGCGTGGTGTGCCTGATCGACCCGGTCGGCGACGTCTACGCCTGCCCGTTCGCGATCCACGAGAACTTCCTCGCCGGCAACATCCTGTCCGACGGCGGCTTCCAGGAGATCTGGCAGCGCTCGGATCTGTTCACCGAACTGCGCGAGCCGCAGAACGCCGGTGCCTGCACCAAGTGTGCGCACTTCGACGCCTGCCGTGGTGGCTGCATGGCGGCCAAGTTCTTCACCGGATTGCCGCTGGCCGGACCGGACCCCGAGTGTGTGCAGGGCTACGGCGAGGAGCTCCTCGCCGGCGACCGCACCAAACCGACTGCGAACAAGGATCATTCGCGCGGAACCCCGTTGACCCTGATGACCCGCCGGCCCGACGGGGACCTCGCCCCGATCGGTCGGCCCACCAAGTCCTGTGATGAGAACCCGCTGGCCGGGTTCACCCCTGCCGCGCGGTAA